The DNA region AGTGATTTCCCCCCAGTTTCCCCTGCTCCCCCACTCCTTGGACTAGCCTACAATTATTAAAAGCTACTTAACAATTCTTTGAATCATGCAGGCAACTACAGCCCCCTCTACAACCCCAATTCCTGGTAAATATTGGCAGTGGCGCGGGCACAACGTTTACTACGTGCGTGTGGGAGAGAAGCAAGCGCAACGTCCGCCCTTGCTTTTGGTACATGGATTTGGTGCTTCCACAGACCACTGGCGCAAGAATATCACAGGATTGTGTCAAGATTTTGAAGTATTTGCGATCGACCTTTTAGGATTTGGGCGATCGGCAAAACCGAAATTGCAGTATAGTGCCGACTTATGGCGCGACCAACTCCATGATTTTATCAGTGAAGTAATTGGTCAAAAAGCAGTATTAGCAGGTAATTCCCTTGGTGGCTATGCTTGCTTGTGTGTCGCAGCACAACGTCCCGACAGTGCGGCTGGTTTAGTTTTGCTCAATAGTGCAGGGCCTTTTAGCGAAAACCAGGCGACATCTGAGCCGGAAGCTTTACAATCAGAAATTCAGCCTCCCAAACAACCCGCTACTTTGCAGAAACTTCTTGGTGACGGCACTAAGTGGATTTTTCAACAACCTTTAGCCCAGTTTTTGTTATTTCAATACGTGCGCCAAGGTTGGGTAATTCGCCAAACTCTAGAAAAAGTTTATCTTGACAAAAGTGCCATTACAGATCAGTTAGTAGAAGAAATTGCTCGCCCTGCTTACGATCCTGGTGCAATGGAAGTATTTGTGTCAGTCTTTAGCACTCCTCAAGGGGAAAAAGTTGATCTGCTACTAAAGCAATTAACTTGTCCATTACTGATGTTGTGGGGAGAAGCTGACCCTTGGATGAATGCTAGAGAACGTTCCCAGAAGTTTCGTCAATATTATCCTGAACTTAGAGAACATTTCCTAACAGCCGGTCATTGTCCCCATGATGAAATACCCGATAAAGTAAACCAACTTTTAGGCGATTGGGTTTTGTCTATTACTAAGTGACTACATCTTTGGTAAGGGTGCAGCAATGCTGTGCCCTTACAAAATGGTCTATTTGCGTAGTTTACCGCCGTAGGCATCGCCGGATAATTAAGAAAAGCCTGAAACAACGTATTTTTATAACAATCCCTGTAATTCGGCGAATTTTCGCAAACGTGGTAAACACTGGCGCTGATAAAAACTGCTTAATGTCGGAATTGACAGCCCAAATTCTTCAGATAATTCTTTCCAGCTAACTTCTGGGGGTAAGCGTTTGAGAATTAATACCTGACAATTCACATCTGGACGCCCTTTAATGTAAGTACCGCACAGTTCTCCTTCAGAATCTGTCTTAGCCCATATCTCCAAGTCTTCCAGAATGGGAGGTAGTTGGGGGGTAGCAGGGAGGTTATCTACAGGATCAATGGTTTCACTTGTTCCACCCGATGTTGACTGACGAACCCAAAGAGGGATTGTTATGGCTTGTTCCCGGTTCTGGTTAATGTAAAAGTCTTGTAGTCTCCGTTTTAAGTAAGCATTTAGCCAGGTGATAACACTCCCATAGGTGGGGTCATAGGTTTGACCTGTCAAACCTTCACAAACATTACGGCAAAAATACAACCAAGTTTGTTGTAGTGCATCTTGATAATAAGGGGTACTTTCTCTCCAGAGTCTACTTGCACTCAAGCGAATAATTTGCGTGAGCAGCTTTTGACGCTGAGGACTTCCAGATGGGTGTTCACAGGCTTCGCTAACCAAGTAGCGTAGCTGTTCATCGAATTGAACCATGAGAATCTTGGCGAAGAAAGCAAGAATATCTTAGTATTGCGTATAACAACAGTCTAAAGAATTTTCGTCAAGATTTATTCATTGGGAATGGGGCATGGGGCATTGGGCATTGGTCAATAATCATAGTTCTTCTTCCCCTGTTCCCTCATTCCCCGTTCCCTACTCCTCTCAATCTAATCCAAACCAGGACTGGACATTTTCCAACCAGGTGTATGTGAGGTCTCCAACACTCAGCTTCATTTTTTTGCGAATATCTTGGATATTCCCGTTGGTTAACCTAGCTAGAGTCTGCGCTTCTTCTTCAAAACGCTTGGGCAAAGACTGTTTGTACTTCTTACCTGCTTCACACTTCAGTTCCCCTTCAAATGGATATTGCAAAACATAACGCCCTTGGAATAATTCCCGGTTGGCAGTTGATAGGAACATCAAGTCTTCAGGGAATGTGTCGCGGGTGTAGCGGACATGCAGACGGGAGATGAAGACGTTACTGTTAAAAGGGGGAGGAACAAACCTGCGGATTGGTGTAACCTTAGTTTGCTTAGTTAGAGAATTATCATTTAGCCAAAATACGCCTGCTTCCGTGAGTTCCTCTTGGGTAAGGGGATCGGCAGAACAAGGATCGCAACTACCCATGTCCCAAGCATATTCCAAAAAGCCGACTCTCTTGCCTTCTTTGGTGTAAGCGGTTTGGAACAGGGATTTGTAGAATTCACCAAATTCATTTTTGATAAACACGGGAAGATTGACGTTGGAGGGGATTTTCACCGTCCGATAGTTAGTGATTTGTGCCTCTCCTTGAGGTGAGAGGATATAGACAATTAAATCCTGCTCTGTCGTAGCATTAATCATGCCTAAACGAATTGGCAGCATGAACTTGGGTGATTGATAAGAAATTTGTAGCGGACGCAGGAGTTGGTAGCCTGATTCCTCGAATTTATCCAAGTTGACTTTAGCAACAAAGAATTTCATTGAGGAACGGATATAGGGCTGAAGTAATTGTTTTGCTCCTTGAGGGATTTTGTAGCCATTTTGTGTCAGCCAAGTTTCCAGTCCCCCAGATTCTTTTGCACTGAGGATCACGATGTCGTATTCGCCCACATTGAAACGCGCTTCTACCGTCACACCCAAACTGCGATCGCTTATCTGAGGTGCCGCCTTATTTATTGCTGCTGTTTGTACATTTAAAGATAGGCCTCTATTAAATAGTGGTAGCGGGGCACAAGGATCTGGGTCAAAATATTCTACCAATCGCGGTGCACTAAAAGCATCTAGGCGCTCGATAATGCTGGGTAGGGCAACGCGAACTTGGTCTTTTTGCAGCACCGTTGGTACTGGTACTACGATCGCAAAATCTTTGACTTCCCCTTGATAGTCATTTGCCATTGTTAGGACGGTGCGATCGCCATTCCGTGCTATCACTACTTGAGAAGCTTTGTTATACAGCTTCGTATCAGCTTTGGCTACATAAAATCCACAAAATGCCCAAGCTGCGGGTGCAAAACAAAATACTGCGACAATTGTCAACAGTAATGGCGTTAAAAAGCGAAAAATCTTCATTTTTTATACCTCTATATTTTTAATCTTGAGGTCGATGATGTCTGTAGAGACGTTGCAATGCAACGTCTCTACACTTGTTTTTCTCTCTTGCCAAGAAAATTGAGGGGCTAACCAGAGAATATCTAGCAGAATGCTCAATGGGGCAAGGATAAATAGTGCCCAGAAGACTGCGGTAGGAATAAAGAAATAATTCCGCAGGATGAAAGTTAATCCAGCGATGCAAGCTGCCCAAACTACCCGCCCAATTCTTGAATTGGGAATCGATCGCGGATCTGTAATCATAAATAAAGCGAACAACAATAACGAGCCGCTCATCAACCGATGCCAGTAAACATCCCAAGTCCAACCCAGCCAGAGATTGCGAATTGCTTCTAGTAAGGAATAGCTACCTAAAAAAGCGGCTGTGGTGTCCCAGCGACCAATGCGCTGCAAAACCATGCCGCCAGTCCCAGCAAATAACAGCGCATACCACCACTCCTCACCCCACTGTCCCGGCGAAACCCAAGCATCGGAGGTGAGAACTAAGGCGGAAATGATGCCAAAATTAGCAGGGTTGAAGAAATGCTTATCACCGAATTTGAAGAGAAATTTACTAGCGATCGCAGTTATTGCAGCTATTACCATTGTCGTCCAGTGGTCAGCCCGCAACAGTAAACTGAGTCCCAATGAGGTAATTAAAGCACTGCGAAGATTTGTAATTTGTCCTAACCTGCCTGGGGCGTCTATGTTATTAGCCAATGACCAATGACTAATGACAAATGACAATATCGATTGGGTTAATAGACAAGTAGCAATCAATACCCCAATCAAGTCTGGTCGCAATGTCCAGTCTCGTGTACTGATTCCCACGACTAGGAACAAGCC from Nostoc commune NIES-4072 includes:
- a CDS encoding alpha/beta fold hydrolase, whose translation is MQATTAPSTTPIPGKYWQWRGHNVYYVRVGEKQAQRPPLLLVHGFGASTDHWRKNITGLCQDFEVFAIDLLGFGRSAKPKLQYSADLWRDQLHDFISEVIGQKAVLAGNSLGGYACLCVAAQRPDSAAGLVLLNSAGPFSENQATSEPEALQSEIQPPKQPATLQKLLGDGTKWIFQQPLAQFLLFQYVRQGWVIRQTLEKVYLDKSAITDQLVEEIARPAYDPGAMEVFVSVFSTPQGEKVDLLLKQLTCPLLMLWGEADPWMNARERSQKFRQYYPELREHFLTAGHCPHDEIPDKVNQLLGDWVLSITK
- a CDS encoding DUF2330 domain-containing protein translates to MKIFRFLTPLLLTIVAVFCFAPAAWAFCGFYVAKADTKLYNKASQVVIARNGDRTVLTMANDYQGEVKDFAIVVPVPTVLQKDQVRVALPSIIERLDAFSAPRLVEYFDPDPCAPLPLFNRGLSLNVQTAAINKAAPQISDRSLGVTVEARFNVGEYDIVILSAKESGGLETWLTQNGYKIPQGAKQLLQPYIRSSMKFFVAKVNLDKFEESGYQLLRPLQISYQSPKFMLPIRLGMINATTEQDLIVYILSPQGEAQITNYRTVKIPSNVNLPVFIKNEFGEFYKSLFQTAYTKEGKRVGFLEYAWDMGSCDPCSADPLTQEELTEAGVFWLNDNSLTKQTKVTPIRRFVPPPFNSNVFISRLHVRYTRDTFPEDLMFLSTANRELFQGRYVLQYPFEGELKCEAGKKYKQSLPKRFEEEAQTLARLTNGNIQDIRKKMKLSVGDLTYTWLENVQSWFGLD
- a CDS encoding RnfABCDGE type electron transport complex subunit D; the encoded protein is MLFKDIRDYQISFLGLFLVVGISTRDWTLRPDLIGVLIATCLLTQSILSFVISHWSLANNIDAPGRLGQITNLRSALITSLGLSLLLRADHWTTMVIAAITAIASKFLFKFGDKHFFNPANFGIISALVLTSDAWVSPGQWGEEWWYALLFAGTGGMVLQRIGRWDTTAAFLGSYSLLEAIRNLWLGWTWDVYWHRLMSGSLLLFALFMITDPRSIPNSRIGRVVWAACIAGLTFILRNYFFIPTAVFWALFILAPLSILLDILWLAPQFSWQERKTSVETLHCNVSTDIIDLKIKNIEV